From Abiotrophia defectiva ATCC 49176:
ATTAAACCATTCTAACATCTTCTCCTCACCTTTCTCTTGTATTCGACTTATTATACCATAAGTTGGGCAAGGGAGAAAATTTTTGTATAGATAAGCTCCCAGATAATCTTGTCAACTGAAACTAGCAAGAACACGAGCTACCTGTATGACTATCTATTCTAAAAGAAAAAGACCAGCAACAGCTGATCTTTTCCTCTCGCAACTTAGCGAGCGCCCTTACCAAGCAGGACAATTTGTATGGTTTTAATGAGAATTTTGACATCTAGCCACAAGGACCAGTTATCGATATATTCGGCGTCTAACCGCACGACTTCCTCAAAGTCAGTAATATCACTACGGCCACTTACTTGCCAGAGGCCGGTAATACCGGGTCGTAACTTAAGACGTTTTTTATGGCCAGCAGAATAGGCTTTGAACTCACTCTCAGTCGGTGGCCGGGTGCCGATTAGACTCATGTCACCAATCAGAACATTATAGAACTGCGGCAGCTCATCTAAACTGGTCCGACGAATAAAGCGACCGATCTTGGTGATACGTGGGTCATCTTCTAACTTGAACATGAGACCCTTCATCTGATTGTATTGTTCCAATTCCTTCTTGCGCTCTTCAGCATCAGCGTACATGGAACGGAATTTATAGAACTTAAAGACCCGACCATTACGACCTACACGGTTTTGGGCGAAGATAGCTGGCCCCTTGGATTCTAGCTTAATCAAAGGCACTAGCACTAACCCTATTAAGAAGGTCAGGACAAGGCCAACTAAGGCACCTAGGACGTCCAGTAGTCGCTTAATTACCATCCACTCGTAATCATAGAATTTAGTAGAGAAAGTCAAGACACTAAATTTACCTAACTTGCGAACTCGGCGATCCGAATTGAGAGGAATCTCGAAGGCCGAAATATTAAGGCTTACTATAATTCCCATGGATTGGAAGAGCAAAAGGTAGTCTGAAATCTGCTCATCGAAATCACGGGACAAATTGAGGAAAACCTCATCAACAACATTTTGCCTAGCATAGCATTCCATTTCATCAACCGTGACTAGATGCTTACCTTTAAAAATATCAGGCAAAGCAATTTCTTGAGGAGCATCTAGTAGGGCAATCGCACTAATCTGACCACCCCAACCTTGACTTACCTTAAATCGTTCAGCGATGATATCTAATCGATCGGAAGTAGTAACTAACAGAACCTTACGTGAATATTTGAGAGTTGGATAGAGGTGTTGGTAATAGTACTTAATACTCGAATGAATAGCAAAAACCAAAAGTCCATTCAAAGCGACAAAAACCAGGGATGCAGTCCGAGGAATATAGAAATGACTTTTTGACATAAAGACCATCATGGTAATACCAACAAGAAAATACAAAGAATAGATAATGACTGATTTGAGTTGCTCTAGATAACCCCTATCAAACAAGGAGTTAAACTGGCTTGACACATAAAAAGCCGCTATATGGATCAGCAGCATGGTATTAACATCTTCTATATCAATATGGAATCGAGGTGAACTACTCTGGGTTAAAAATAGGCCTACTAATATGACACCCATCAAGTCAACCATACATATTAAAAATTTTTTCAAATCACGATCTTTCGTGGTCACAACAGGATATCCTCCTTACAGGAAAAGCCAAGGGCTTAGTAACAACATTAACCCATTATAGCACCTCTTACCTAAAAATTCTATGCTTATCACAATGAAAATTGATACTTATTGTTTTTCATCTATAAGATGAAAGAAAGTGCGCAAAATGTTTAGCAATAATATCATAAACTACAAACCCTTTCAACAAGGGGCTAGTCACATTCATCGCACTGACACCAAAAAAAGGCCGGGACTCTTATCCCAGCCTTTGTTATCATTTATCTAGTTCTATTGCCAAACGCTTGATGTAGGCCTTTAGACCTAATTCCGTTTCAGGATGGTTTAGACCATATTCAACCATATAGCGCATGTAACCCATTTTGTTGCCGACATCATGTCGGTTGCCTTGGCATTGGACCGCTAGCACTCGCTGGGTCTGATTGAGCTTATTAAGGGCATCCGTCAACTGAACCTCGTCTTCCTTACCTACAGGTAGGTCTTCCAAGAGATTGAAGATTTCAGGTGGCAAGACATAACGTCCTGCAATAGCCATGTGACTCTTGAGTTCGCTAGCCTTTGGTTTTTCCACCATATTGTCAATGTGATGAACAGGCAAGCCGACTTGACTGGATACTTCTTTGCCTAATTCAACAATCCCCATTTGTTCAGCTTCCTCATCAGAAACCTCCATAATGGCTACATTGGCCGTCTGGGTCTCTTGATAAAGGTCCATGAGTTGGCGAGTGACAGGTTTTTCACCCGTCATGATATTATCGCCTAGCATCACTACAAAAGGCTCATCCGCCACAAAGGCCTTAGCCGCTAAAATCGCATCCCCTAAGCCCTTTGGATAAGATTGGCGAACGAAGAAGAGAT
This genomic window contains:
- a CDS encoding sugar transferase gives rise to the protein MVDLMGVILVGLFLTQSSSPRFHIDIEDVNTMLLIHIAAFYVSSQFNSLFDRGYLEQLKSVIIYSLYFLVGITMMVFMSKSHFYIPRTASLVFVALNGLLVFAIHSSIKYYYQHLYPTLKYSRKVLLVTTSDRLDIIAERFKVSQGWGGQISAIALLDAPQEIALPDIFKGKHLVTVDEMECYARQNVVDEVFLNLSRDFDEQISDYLLLFQSMGIIVSLNISAFEIPLNSDRRVRKLGKFSVLTFSTKFYDYEWMVIKRLLDVLGALVGLVLTFLIGLVLVPLIKLESKGPAIFAQNRVGRNGRVFKFYKFRSMYADAEERKKELEQYNQMKGLMFKLEDDPRITKIGRFIRRTSLDELPQFYNVLIGDMSLIGTRPPTESEFKAYSAGHKKRLKLRPGITGLWQVSGRSDITDFEEVVRLDAEYIDNWSLWLDVKILIKTIQIVLLGKGAR
- the galU gene encoding UTP--glucose-1-phosphate uridylyltransferase GalU yields the protein MKKIRKAVIPAAGYGTGFLPATKAFAKEMLPIVDKPIIQFIVEEAIASGIEEILIITGRTKRPIEDHFDSNIELEDNLRSKGKADLLKLVEGTTQANLFFVRQSYPKGLGDAILAAKAFVADEPFVVMLGDNIMTGEKPVTRQLMDLYQETQTANVAIMEVSDEEAEQMGIVELGKEVSSQVGLPVHHIDNMVEKPKASELKSHMAIAGRYVLPPEIFNLLEDLPVGKEDEVQLTDALNKLNQTQRVLAVQCQGNRHDVGNKMGYMRYMVEYGLNHPETELGLKAYIKRLAIELDK